One segment of Thunnus thynnus chromosome 19, fThuThy2.1, whole genome shotgun sequence DNA contains the following:
- the si:ch73-234b20.5 gene encoding vesicle-associated membrane protein 8 isoform X2 has translation MADPNSQAEAPSSSKLDQVQGQVNEVKVILKDNINKVLERGDRLDDLIGKTGELQASADSFQRTSTRVARKYWWKNIKMMIIIGVIVLIIVILIILYATNVI, from the exons ATG gCTGACCCAAACTCTCAAGCGGAGGCCCCTAGCTCATCTAAGCTTGACCAAGTGCAAGGTCAGGTCAATGAGGTTAAAGTAATTCTGAAAGACAACATCAATAAAGTGCTGGAGAGAGGCGACCGATTAGATGATCTGATCGGCAAGACTGGTGAACTGCAGGCATCT gcTGACTCATTCCAAAGAACATCCACACGGGTGGCCAGAAAATACTGgtggaaaaacattaaaatgatgataataatcGGCGTGATTGTGCTCATCATCGTTATCCTCATCATCCTCTACGCTACAAATGTTATATAA
- the hnrnpd gene encoding heterogeneous nuclear ribonucleoprotein D0 → MSDDYEFSEDPTTTRMEEDGEANSDDPMSAAGDCGPTGGEAEGSRIDASKNEEDEGKMFVGGLSWDTTKKDLKDYFSKFGEVVDCTLKLDPMTGRSRGFGFVLFKEAESVDKVATQKEHKLNGKVIDPKKAKAMKSKEPVKKIFVGGLSPDTPEEKVREYFGAFGEVESIELPMENKTNKRRGFCFITFKEEEPVKTIMEKKYHNIGLSKCEIKVAMSKEQYQQQQYWGGRGGYSSRSRGRGGGPNQNWHQGYGNYWNQGYGNYGYSNQGYGGYGGYDYSGYNNYYGYGDDSNQSAGYGKSPRRGGHTNSYKPY, encoded by the exons ATGTCGGACGATTATGAATTCAGCGAAGATCCGACCACAACGAGAATGGAAGAGGACGGAGAGGCAAACAGTGATGACCCGATGTCTGCGGCCGGTGACTGCGGCCCGACGGGGGGAGAGGCCGAGGGATCAAGAATTGACGCCAGTAAAaatgaggaggatgaagg GAAAATGTTTGTTGGAGGGCTCAGTTGGGATACAACTAAGAAGGACCTGAAAGATTACTTTTCCAAGTTTGGGGAGGTTGTAGACTGCACTTTAAAACTGGATCCAATGACCGGCCGCTCCAGAGGCTTTGGCTTTGTGCTCTTCAAAGAAGCTGAAAGTGTTGACAAG GTTGCCACACAGAAGGAGCATAAACTCAATGGAAAGGTCATTGACCCCAAAAAAGCCAAGGCCATGAAGAGCAAGGAGCCTGTAAAGAAGATCTTTGTTGGCGGTCTCTCTCCAGACACTCCTGAAGAGAAAGTCAGAGAGTATTTTGGTGCCTTCGGAGAG GTGGAGTCAATTGAACTTCCCAtggagaacaaaacaaacaaaaggagaGGCTTCTGCTTCATAACGTTCAAAGAGGAAGAGCCAGTTAAGACAATCATGGAGAAAAAGTACCACAACATCGGACTAAGCAAG TGTGAAATAAAGGTGGCAATGTCCAAGGAACagtaccagcagcagcagtactgGGGAGGCAGAGGTGGATACTCATCCAGGTCTCGAGGAAGAGGTGGTG GTCCCAATCAAAATTGGCACCAGGGTTATGGCAACTACTGGAATCAAGGCTATGGAAATTATGGATACAGTAATCAAGGCTACGGAGGATACGGTGGCTATGATTACTCTGGTTACAACAACTATTATGGATATGGTGATGACAGCA ATCAATCTGCTGGATATGGCAAGTCGCCACGACGTGGTGGTCACACCAACAGTTACAAGCCGTATTAA